A portion of the Magnolia sinica isolate HGM2019 chromosome 17, MsV1, whole genome shotgun sequence genome contains these proteins:
- the LOC131231958 gene encoding psbP domain-containing protein 7, chloroplastic, producing the protein MAVHISNYPITVSVRRISLSQPPGDRKEAPPELSPRRERSPAEDFAPLAGVFRRRLLAGVGSASLVAVGANFAGVTSFLLGFSPEIGRRLKLDVLYPVEGYSRCLETNEGFEFIYPANWVGDQRLLYRAAGKAELERSLDPPPLSDKKSVRPPKKINEPIVAFGPPGSNGELNVSVIVSPVPLDFSIEAFGGPKEVGEAVIRTISGSGRSPDINVTLIDSALREDPSRKINYYKLEFRVQSSSFLRHNVAVCASCEGRLFTLNAQAPESAWPEVREEFHTIADSFSLTSEGKSLS; encoded by the exons ATGGCCGTACATATATCCAACTACCCTATAACCGTTTCCGTCCGCCGGATCTCTCTCTCCCAGCCTCCTGGCGACCGGAAAGAAGCCCCGCCGGAACTTTCGCCCCGGCGAGAGAGATCTCCGGCGGAGGACTTCGCTCCGCTCGCCGGGGTTTTCCGGAGGCGGCTCCTTGCTGGCGTAGGTTCGGCTTCTCTGGTCGCCGTCGGGGCCAATTTCGCCGGAGTCACGAGCTTCCTTCTCGGTTTCTCGCCTGAAATCGGCCGGAGATTGAAACTCGACGTCCTTTATCCGGTCGAGGGCTACAGCCGTTGCTTGGAAACCAACGAAGGATTTG AATTCATCTACCCAGCGAACTGGGTTGGAGATCAGAGACTGTTGTACAGAGCAGCTGGAAAGGCAGAGTTAGAGAGATCGCTTGATCCCCCGCCCTTGAGTGATAAAAAATCTGTTCGTCCTCCGAAGAAGATTAATGAGCCTATAGTCGCGTTTGGCCCACCAGGGTCCAATGGTGAGCTTAACGTCAGTGTCATCGTTTCTCCGGTCCCTCTTGATTTCTC AATTGAAGCTTTTGGCGGTCCGAAGGAGGTTGGAGAGGCTGTGATTAGGACAATTTCTGGGTCTGGGCGAAGCCCGGATATTAATGTGACTCTAATAGATTCGGCCCTGAGAGAGGATCCTTCAAGGAAAATCAACTACTATAAGTTGGAATTCAGAGTACAGAGCTCTTCATTTCTCCGTCACAATGTCGCTGTCTGTGCCTCATGTGAGGGCCGTTTGTTTACTCTAAATGCTCAGGCGCCAGAGTCCGCATGGCCAGAGGTTAGGGAGGAGTTTCATACGATTGCTGATTCTTTCAGTCTCACCTCGGAAGGAAAATCTCTCTCTTAA